The sequence cgccaaaccgctgcgccacccagggatcccgaggctcCCTGTTTCTCACTGATCACAACCTCTTGGGATTTCTTCTACTGTGccagtcatttcatttttctcttttgaaacaatgaaaataaatctccTTTGTGCTCTGTATTCAGAATTCTCGGATATTTTTTGTAGCTTAATGTGCTATATGGCTAATTGTGAATCAATAGGAAGGGAACAGAAGTGCTGTGGAAAACACCAGCTCATTTCCTTAAAGTCAGATCACTTTGCCCCAGATATTTTTTGCAGCTTTCCTGCTGGATGGGACATGGCAGCAAACTGGAATtttacagacacatagataatagATCGTTGTTGAACGAGTATGTCAGTTTTCCTCTTGACCACCTCTCTCATATTTGGGCAGCCATGCAAGAGGAACACATCTGTGAACTCATTGAAATTTGAAGGTTCTTGTTAGATCAGATTACCCCATCCCCTAACTGGTCCTAAGTGAGGCTTTCACTTGCACTCCTGGTCTGTGGAGTCAGAAGGACTTCCTTAAAAAGCCCTTGTTTCAGCCCAGATGTGATGAGTGACTAGGGGTTAGAGAAATGATAATTGCAGATACTTGAATCTATTCAACTAGGTCAGACTTAAAGAGAAAACTAATAAGCACCACTTCTTTTGCTTACTAAACTGAGATGCATACCACTGCATTTCTTCTACTCCAATCTGgttcaaatatacaaataaaacacatTGCTCACAATGCAGAGGAGCCTTGgaaacactatgctaagtgagagaaacCAAATACAAAGAGTCACACATTCTGTGATTCAATTTGCATGAAGTATATATAATAGACAAAAATCCATAAAAACTCTAAAGAGAGTTGAGGGTTGAGGAAGAATGAGGGGGTGTGATCAGGGAGTAAGTATTAATGGGTTCTTGTTTCTTTTGGAAGTGATGGAAATGTCCTGGGAGTAAAATAGTTATGATAGTTGAACAATTCTTTAGACATTACCAAAAACCACTAAATTATGTACTTTAAAGGAATGACTTTAATGGTATGCAGATTTCATCTCACTAAAACtgttaataaagaagaaaaggcattGACTCTATTCCAGAAAATGctccaaaaaatataaacaactttattaaaagaaaatttaataaacaaatgtatACATTCAACATGGTTATGCCATTTTACAAACATATAACAGTTCTGTCTCTTAAGTCACAGCGTGCTCCAAGATGGTATTCTCTTGTTACCTCCTGTGAAAAAGTTTCAGGACAGGAAGTCCCTCAGACATGGGAATTCATCAAATGCTCATGAAACTTGATTTTTCAGGGGGCACCAAAGCAAAGGAAAGGcttcagagggaaagagaagggggaaggagggaaactaTATATGAGGGAACCTTTGGAAACATCATAGAAGCTCACAGTTCCATTGTCGTAATCCAGAAACACTCCAATCCGACCCAGAGGCCTTTTCACAAACTGGATTAGGGTTGGGGAGTTGGTGGAAAGACTATAACGATTGTTTATcttcagagaaaacagaagaaatgctTCTTCAGGGTGAAAAACAGCATCAGCATCGCTGGTAGAGGAATCTTTACAGACTCCCAGGATCCAGCTTGGTGAGTATGTGAGGTCCACCTCCCAGTAATGCCTACCACAGGTGAAGACCTGAGGTCCTGGGGCTGCACAGCTCTCAGTACCCTGGGGCTCTCCAGATATGTCTCGTTGGGTGACTCCAGGCAATGTACTTCCAGGCTCCTTAGAAAAGCGCATGTACTGATTGGTGGCTTCCTGAATCAGAACATTATCCACTGCGGAGAGGCAAAACTGAGGTCAGCAAATGGGATTTCCATGTCCTGAGGGCCAGGGGCTCCCTACCCGCCAACTACACCCTTCATTACCCCTCCTCCAGGGAAACACAAAACAGAGTAAAGAGAGTTCAGACTCTGAACTGTCTATGAAGAACAAGAGTTGTTACTACCTCTCTATCTCTAGCACACAGAAACCCTTCAATcatacagaaaaaggaaagcatcCAGACATATTGTGAACTGGGAAGCAGTCAATGACTGTCAATCTGGATAATTTATTTCAGGACACAcctaggtttctttcttttactttacttttttctttattttagaaaaactcttcttgtgttttttgtctttaatacTATTTAATAAATAGCACTTAGCTATTATGTGGGTCTTCCCTGGGATATAACTAGTACCtgttacatttttcaaatgtcaaaaatTTGATAGAAATCCACATATGCAAAATTTAGAACTTCTGAAAAGAATGTTCTGGTTTTACATTATCTGTTCACACCCCAGATTCAGTGGAATCCCAGTATCAGTTCTCTGCTGTCTAGACTTGCTCTCTACTGTAGGCCTACTATGGTTGAGCCCTGTTCACATATCCCTTGCCTTTTCAGTGGTTTTGAGATTGATctaataacattaaaattattctgCCAATGGCAATTTTGGTCTTTCTCCATCAAAACTTTCTGAGTTTATAAGTAATAACTGTTCTTTGAACAATGCATGATAAATGCACTCAAATATGAAACAATTTAACAACCACCAATGCCACACCCAAAACTTTCAAGAGTAgaataaaccaaataaatatacaaatattgttTGCTACTCTGAGAACTAAATATTCTATCTCTTCCTAACCACATGACCAACCTGATTGCTTTTCTCTTGCCCTATTTCTGTCAGGTGtaactaaaaatatatgtcatGCTTTGCATTTTTGGCAAAGTATAAGTTGGAAAATTTAGTCttggtcattgtttttttttttaagattttatttacttatatatgacagacacagaaagagagagaggcagagacaaaggcagagggagaagcaggctccatgcagggagcctgacgtgggacttgatcctgggactccaggatcacaccctgggctgaaggtggcgctaaactgctgggccactggggctgccctagtctTGGTCATTGTaatatgactattttttttatattgtaatatgactattaagagaaaagagataataatTTTGGAAAGTCATATATTACTTTCatatcaggaaaaaataatttatttttaggaaaaaataaaattaaaagggaagTAGGCTCATTTCCAAGAACCAAGGATATGGAGGCCTGATTGCCAAAGCGCTGTCTCTTACCTCTGAAGTTGTTCAGTATATCTAGGATTCCCGTGATGCTCTGTGGAGTGAGCTCTGGGTTCACTGGCTGAGGCTTTTGTACCTCCACCAATTCAGTCCTGTATAGAATGACATCAGTTATATTTCCGAGCCAAAGGTCAATCacacaaccattaaaaaaattcagtttttattcaaggagttttcttttttattattattattatttttatttatttatgatagtcacagagagagagagagaggcagagacataggcagagggagaagcaggctccgtgcaccgggagcccgacgtgggattcgaccccgggtctccaggatcccgccctgggccaaaggcaggcgctaaaccactgcgccacccagggatccctattcaagGAGTTTTCATCAGAATTCTCTCATTTTAGTTAATTGGGTATACATTATATTCTACACCCTTGGGGATATAAGAAATGTGactgtttttctaaatttcaatTCTATTGAATTCTTCCAGCTTCCCCATTCTTCTCAGATATTATTCCATTTCTAAAATCACTGAGAAtcatcccttcccttccctttgctccAACCTCAGGTAAAGCAAAGATCCTTGGGGTCTTACAGAGAGCAGCATGTTCAGCTCAAGCCTTTGGGATTGCAGTGTGCAAGTAGTCGCCAATGATATATTCAGGAAAGCCCACTGAATCATGCAGCTTTACTCTTTTCTATCCAGCAAGAGATTCTAATTCCAGCCTGACAGCCTGGTCCTGAGGGCCTGAACCCCCAGTGAGCACCAGGAAGCCATCCCCTCTGAGGCCTTGCCTATCTCATAGATGTCCTGTTTCTACTGCTGGGAACAAAATCATGACCCTTTCCCTATTCTTAGGGAATCTCcctctttcctgtctttttcaCATCCAAGTCTCTAGGGTAGGGACCTCTTCTGTGACATCTTAGAAAGATTCCTTCAGCAAGATTTCTTgtgatgaggctggagaggaTGGGGGAAAGGGGAGTGGATGAACAAACCCCAGAATATCATGTggtttttaagtatatttgaaTCCAGCCACGTAAGAAGAAAACTTCTGAGACCAAGGTCTTCGGGCTTCTTTTAAAACACATAGAAAGTAGGAGTGCCTAGGGTagcatagttggttaagtgtctgactcctgatttccactcaggtcatgatctcagggtcccagttTCCAGCcccaaggcaggctccatgctcagcaggaagtctacttaagattctctctccctctgccccatcccctgctctctctctctctctctctctaaaataaataaatctttctaaaaaactACAACAACAAACAGAAAGTAGCCACAAAGAATGATGTTAAGAGGTCAAAACATGTACATCCACTTTATCAACAAAAGACTTCATCAGCAATCAGAATTTATTAGGGCAAACTCACCTTTGCAATACATTTCCCAAGtcctgcaaggaaaaaaaaaaaaagtaacattaatCATGagggttttattcttttgtatcttcTCTAGTATTTTTGTTcgtttaaataatgtatttttccctTATTCTCCTCTAAAGAACAATCAGAAACTACCTTCATAATAGAACCTACACTAGAGCATGACAGGCTTCCTCAGGATGTATTAAGGAAGGAGGGAGGTTAGGAAGGTAGGTTTGGAGGTTAGGGATGTGTAGTGATGCATTATGATTTAGGTTTTCACTTCACTCATTGCCCATCGTATTCCTAAGAAGAAATCTGACATTTATGATAACAATGAAAGCAAAACAGAGAacttagatataaaaaaaaattgtagagtaCATTGAAATTGATTACCAAATTCTACAATTCTTGCTTAAGCAAAAGATAAAATCTCAGTATCTTCGGCAAGTTACTTctggggcggagggcgggggtaGAACAGAGAGTGACACTGGATTAGGAAACATAAATGGAGGATTACTGCAACAAAGCTGACCTTCCTTTGCTTACaggttttttttctgattttggatAGTTTATCTGCGTGGTTAGTACTCCTGATTACACAGCGATAATTTTATCCTAGGCGTTACTAAAAGATGAGCAAAAAATCTCCCGAAGATTACCAGGATATGAGGAAATAAATGGTTGGAGAAACAATGATGCAAGTCAATGAGCATTATCACTTAGCTGAGAGTAACGGTATATGTGGGCAACATTTTCAATGTCAAGGCAACATTGCCCAAAAAAGCATTCCTGCCTCTGAGGATGGACTCTCCCTTCTCACCTGGAGTAGCTCCATGTCAGGCTTGTGGCACATGTCAGTCAGCTCTCTGTACATCTCTTTCAGGCTCTCTTTCTGTTGGGTCATTCTGAATTCACTTTCCTTGAGTTGTCGGAAAATCTCCTTTGCTTCTTTCGCCACTGTCTCCAGATGGAGTTGTTCTTCCTCatggagaaatagatgaatcttCTGATATTCTGCTTTGATCATCACCTTCCTTAAGGCCACATAGTCCTGAAGAGATAGTAGATGTAAAGGGTTACATATCCTCACTCTCAACAGAGAGTACTATTTCCTTAGTGTCATCAAGAAAGTGCTTGACAAACTTTGTGCCTCACATCTCCAAGCGTCTTGGATATTTGCTGGTCCTTTCTGACCACCCTGTCTCTATGTTCTTAGACTCCTTTCCTGTTTGAATCAAGCCCTCTAAGGAGTCCCAGTATCTGTCTCTCTGTGATGCtctgttaattatttcctttcttcctggaacctctttttttcttttgttcttttgcctgatttttctaaaaatttaaaaatatttttgtatataccatattttatagatttttaaatgattctctACCTTTCCTCTAGGTACTATCCTATTGCTCTCCTCTGTTTCACATCAAATGTATGATGATGTTTTCTTAAACTCAGTGTCTGAAAAGGTCCATCCAAACTTTCAAGGTTGGACCTATCATAGCCTAGTTAACTCATATGCTAGCATTCTTGGCACCAGCTTTTATTGGCCTGTATATTTGTGATTactgatatatcatttgaaaCTACTactttttcctggaaaaaaaaacattatctttattttgtaactTAAATTAAGCTAAAAGTCTCAACTAGCATTATATCAATCTGCATAagaacagaacattttcattcttACCTCAAATGACTCTATTTTGCTAACTTCTTGATTCAGATTGTTTTGCATTTCCTGAGTCATATTCCATAAAGAGCCCATTCTCTTCAGAAGTTTCTCCTGCAAGATAACCGTGAGCTttaacaacacagaaaatgaTATTATAGATCTCATTTCCTTACCTATGGGAAAAGGTAGTGGCTGAGAAAACTGTAATCTTGAGTTACCATGGAGTGGTCAGATTTCTTTCCATTAATCTAATTTGATTCCAACATTTGGGAAATCAGAGATGACAAACATAGTAGAGATTTGCGGGCACTCTGTAGATAATATAATCCATTTCCTGATAAATTAGTGCTCAGAATTTTATATAACCTGACTATGAAGGAATCAAGCTTGCATCAGAAGCCACTGTTCCTGGTACTGGCCACCTGCTCCACAATGGCATCACCTGCACATATTTGGACAATGTTTCTAAGGACATGCTTGAGGCTACTTGCTAGAGGCTCAACATAGTTATGATTATAACATCAAAATTGGTCAACagcagggtgtctgggtggctcagtctgttaagcttctgccttcagctcaggttgtgattccaggaacttgagatcg is a genomic window of Canis lupus familiaris isolate Mischka breed German Shepherd chromosome 21, alternate assembly UU_Cfam_GSD_1.0, whole genome shotgun sequence containing:
- the LOC485143 gene encoding tripartite motif-containing protein 64 — encoded protein: MDLDTLQAFQNELICSICMNYYLDPVTIDCGHSFCSPCLRLCWEEAQTPMYCPECRGISQKSDFKTNITLKKLASLARHARAYHVNSFVEQICVVHKESKGLFCEADKRLLCVSCSESPEHVAHSHCSVQWAAEEHREKLLKRMGSLWNMTQEMQNNLNQEVSKIESFEDYVALRKVMIKAEYQKIHLFLHEEEQLHLETVAKEAKEIFRQLKESEFRMTQQKESLKEMYRELTDMCHKPDMELLQDLGNVLQRTELVEVQKPQPVNPELTPQSITGILDILNNFRVDNVLIQEATNQYMRFSKEPGSTLPGVTQRDISGEPQGTESCAAPGPQVFTCGRHYWEVDLTYSPSWILGVCKDSSTSDADAVFHPEEAFLLFSLKINNRYSLSTNSPTLIQFVKRPLGRIGVFLDYDNGTVSFYDVSKGSLIYSFPPSPFSFPLKPFLCFGAP